The Euphorbia lathyris chromosome 8, ddEupLath1.1, whole genome shotgun sequence genome has a window encoding:
- the LOC136204239 gene encoding pathogen-associated molecular patterns-induced protein A70, producing MPELSSSTSSAWDFASNWLTFTPATLFVLLNLVIGTIFLSSRFTPNRKPQQERERERHQPLDRAPSFIDRVKSFNLSFRRNSPPADFYTTSHENTTGVDHPPVVQGTRTPPIVERLKSVKFSSFYRSETEDGEFEPDNGNTTGVDNPPVIQRARAVPLLQRLKSVNLSSFYRSEMVAGEPEPDEDRSDSEEVPEQHHHHVTRSKSEQRVTADRKGAERMKRWASAKAVEVEVDEEVKEEIERVERRRPETARIGKTASFGDEEEGEGVDAKADDFITKFKQQLKLQRLDSLLRYRDMFK from the coding sequence ATGCCGGAGCTTTCATCATCTACATCGTCGGCATGGGATTTCGCAAGCAATTGGTTAACGTTTACGCCGGCGACGCTTTTCGTACTACTTAATCTTGTCATTGGCaccatttttctttcttccCGTTTTACCCCCAACCGGAAACCTCAACAAGAACGCGAACGCGAACGCCACCAGCCGCTTGATAGAGCTCCGTCTTTCATAGACCGAGTTAAATCCTTCAATTTATCATTTCGCAGGAACTCGCCGCCGGCCGATTTCTATACGACGTCGCACGAAAACACAACCGGAGTCGATCATCCGCCGGTAGTTCAAGGAACACGAACTCCTCCCATCGTAGAACGGCTGAAGTCGGTGAAATTCTCCTCCTTCTACAGATCCGAAACGGAAGACGGTGAGTTTGAACCGGATAACGGAAACACAACCGGAGTTGATAATCCTCCGGTGATTCAACGAGCACGAGCTGTTCCTCTCTTACAACGGCTCAAGTCGGTGAACTTGTCCTCCTTCTACAGATCCGAAATGGTGGCCGGTGAACCTGAACCGGATGAGGATCGGAGTGATTCGGAAGAGGTACCGGAGCAACATCATCATCATGTGACGAGGAGTAAATCGGAGCAGCGGGTGACGGCGGACAGAAAGGGAGCGGAGAGGATGAAAAGATGGGCAAGTGCAAAGGcggtggaggtggaggtggatgAGGAGGTGAAGGAAGAGATAGAAAGAGTTGAACGGAGAAGGCCTGAAACGGCGAGGATAGGAAAAACGGCATCGTTTGGtgatgaagaagaaggtgaAGGTGTTGACGCCAAAGCTGATGATTTCATCACTAAGTTTAAACAACAATTGAAGTTGCAGAGATTGGATTCTCTTTTGCGTTACAGGGACATGTTCAAATga
- the LOC136203680 gene encoding zinc finger CCCH domain-containing protein 64, with translation MAPPRILLCGDVLGRLNQLYKRFQSVNKSAGPFDAIFCVGQFFPSSEELLNEFMDYAEGRSQIPLPTYFIGDYGVGAPKLLSAISRNSANLGFKMDGFKISENLYWLRGSGKFTFQGLSVAYLSGRQSSGGQQFGTYGQDDVDALRALAEEPGIVDLFLTNEWPSGVTNRASTTDILTGISDSVGSDFVVSELAAEIKPRYHIAGTKGVFYAREPYSNSDAVHVTRFLGLASVGNKDKQKFIHAISPTPGSTMSAADISTKPSNTTLSPYTFVDQSGHAKEVTKRPSDSDAVSDSQYWRYDVSQKRKKTGAGDGDKLCFKFIFSGSCPRGEKCHFQHDMDTRDQYLRGVCIDFLIKGKCERGPDCNYKHDFQSEGETNSHKRQGSENANANRSKECWFCLSSPSLESHLIINIGENYYCALPKGPLVQDHVLFVPIEHSPNTLSLPQECESELDKLLNGLELYHKSHGKETVLFEYISKRGTHANLQVVPVPSSRVASLKDIFNMAAERLGFKFVTMKFNNISDGRQWLRKEFDRNYSFFYVELPDGTMLSRTIEENEKFPAQFGREVLAGLLNMPERADWRSCNLNKEEETRVVEKLKKLFEG, from the exons ATGGCTCCACCGAGAATCCTTCTCTGCGGCGACGTTCTAGGCCGCCTCAACCAGCTCTACAAGCGTTTCCAATCG GTGAACAAGTCAGCGGGACCATTTGATGCGATCTTCTGTGTCGGACAGTTCTTTCCGTCCTCTGAGGAGCTTCTAAATGAATTCATGGACTATGCTGAAGGCCGTTCTCAAATTCCCCTTCCTACTTACTTTATAGGTGACTACGGCGTCGGTGCCCCTAAACTTCTATCGGCCATTTCGAGAAACTCCGCGAACTTGGGGTTTAAAATGGACGGGTTCAAGATTTCTGAGAATCTTTACTGGCTTAGAGGTAGCGGCAAGTTCACATTTCAAG GGTTGTCTGTTGCCTACTTATCTGGTAGGCAGTCATCCGGAGGTCAACAATTTGGAACATACGGGCAAGATGATGTTGATGCCTTGCGAGCATTGGCTGAGGAACCTGGAATAGTTGACTTGTTTCTAAC TAATGAATGGCCAAGTGGGGTCACAAATAGAGCTTCTACAACTGATATTCTCACAGGAATATCGGATTCTGTTGGCAGTGATTTCGTGGTATCTGAGTTAGCAGCAGAGATTAAGCCACG CTATCACATTGCTGGTACAAAGGGTGTATTTTATGCTCGTGAACCTTATTCTAACAGCGACGCTGTGCATGTAACCCGCTTCTTAGGTCTTGCTTCGGTTGGAAATAAGGATAAACAG AAATTCATCCATGCGATTTCTCCCACTCCAGGATCTACAATGAGTGCTGCTGATATTAGCACAAAACCCTCTAACACTACCTTATCACCATACACATTCGTAGATCAATCAGGTCACGCAAAAGAAGTCACCAAGAGACCTAGTGACAGTGACGCTGTATCTGATTCACAGTACTGGAGATATGATGTCTCCCAAAAACGTAAGAAAACTGGAGCTGGGGATGGAGATAAACTGTGTTTTAAGTTTATATTTTCAGGTTCTTGTCCACGAGGAGAAAAATGCCACTTTCAACACGACATGGATACAAGGGACCAATATTTGAGAGGTGTTTGTATTGATTTTCTCATCAAAGGAAAGTGTGAAAGAGGTCCAGACTGTAACTACAAGCACGATTTTCAGAGTGAAGGTGAGACCAATTCTCACAAGAGACAAGGCTCTGAAAATGCTAATGCTAACAG GTCAAAAGAGTGCTGGTTTTGTTTGTCAAGCCCCAGTTTGGAGTCACATCTTATTATTAACATAGGAGAAAACTACTATTGTGCCCTACCCAAAGGCCCCCTTGTTCAAGACCACGTACTATTTGTTCCCATTGAGCATTCGCCTAATACCCTTTCGCTACCCCAAGAATGTGAATCTGAACTTGATAAACTTTTGAACGGTCTTGAATTATATCATAAGAGTCATGGAAAAGAGACtgtattatttgagtatatTTCCAAGCGTGGTACGCATGCTAATCTTCAG GTTGTTCCTGTTCCGTCATCCAGAGTGGCTTCCCTTAAAGATATATTTAATATGGCTGCTGAGAGGTTGGGCTTTAAATTTGTGACAATGAAAT TCAACAATATATCAGATGGGAGACAATGGCTGAGGAAAGAGTTCGATAGGAACTATAGTTTCTTCTATGTGGAACTCCCTGATGGTACAATGTTATCCCGTACCATTGAGGAGAATGAGAAATTTCCAGCACAATTTGGACGTGAA GTGCTAGCAGGGTTGCTGAATATGCCAGAGAGAGCTGATTGGAGGAGTTGTAATCttaacaaagaagaagaaactagAGTGGTTGaaaaattgaagaaactttTTGAAGGATAG